A stretch of the Kushneria konosiri genome encodes the following:
- a CDS encoding LysR family transcriptional regulator gives MHYELQHILAFLKVVELESFHAAAEALNVSQPALSRRIQKLEQALGTSLLSRTTRHVGMTAVGRDFYPQARRLIDDFDHAVFNIKALAEHRIGQITLACIPTAAFYFLPSVIRDFNAQYPNIRIRLLDLSANEGLEAVLSGEADVGINMLSGQHPDIEFTPLVVEPFVLACRSDHEFASRKQVRWSELSRHRMIGVGRASGNRTLIDHELASLENRPTWFFEVQHLSTSLGMVEAGLGVAAVPRLAMPRQEHATLIQRPLIDPVIRRTLGLVRHRNSHLSPAAERFVETLLSQWRTPDGETTEPSIPG, from the coding sequence ATGCATTACGAACTGCAACACATTCTGGCCTTTTTGAAGGTGGTGGAGCTGGAAAGCTTTCACGCGGCGGCTGAGGCGCTCAACGTGTCACAGCCGGCGCTGAGCAGGCGTATCCAGAAACTTGAGCAGGCGCTGGGGACATCGCTGCTGTCAAGAACCACACGACATGTCGGCATGACCGCCGTAGGCCGGGATTTCTATCCTCAGGCCCGCCGCCTGATCGACGATTTCGATCATGCTGTCTTCAATATCAAGGCGCTGGCAGAGCACCGGATCGGGCAGATCACGCTGGCCTGCATTCCTACGGCGGCCTTTTATTTTCTGCCCTCGGTCATCCGCGACTTCAACGCGCAGTACCCCAACATTCGTATTCGTCTACTGGATTTAAGCGCCAATGAGGGGCTTGAAGCCGTGCTCAGCGGTGAGGCCGATGTCGGCATCAACATGCTGAGTGGGCAGCATCCGGATATCGAGTTCACGCCGCTGGTAGTAGAGCCCTTTGTACTGGCCTGTCGGTCCGATCATGAGTTTGCCTCACGCAAGCAGGTGCGCTGGAGTGAATTAAGCCGGCATCGGATGATTGGTGTCGGGCGTGCCAGTGGCAACCGAACACTGATAGACCATGAGCTGGCCTCGCTTGAAAACAGGCCCACCTGGTTTTTTGAAGTGCAGCATCTTTCCACGTCGCTGGGCATGGTCGAGGCCGGGCTGGGGGTCGCTGCCGTGCCGCGTCTGGCCATGCCAAGGCAGGAGCACGCAACGCTCATACAGCGCCCGTTGATCGACCCCGTGATTCGCAGAACGCTGGGTCTGGTGCGTCATCGCAACAGTCATTTGTCACCGGCAGCAGAGCGTTTTGTTGAAACCCTGCTGTCACAGTGGCGAACGCCGGATGGTGAAACCACCGAGCCTTCCATTCCCGGATAG
- a CDS encoding 4-oxalomesaconate tautomerase yields MHAIPCVLMRGGTSKGPFFLAGDLPDDENARNELLLQLMGSGNELEIDGIGGGYPQTSKVAIVGPSSTEGVDVDYLFVQVMVEQRRVDVSPNCGNMLSAVGPFAIEKGLVKPSGDTTCVRIRNVNTDTLIEATVQTPNGQVRYDGDAAIDGVPGTAAPIHLTFLNAIGARTGKLYPTGQSRDTFDGVEVSCVDAAMPMVLIHASSMGKRGDETPAELDDDKVFMARLELIRCQAGLAMGFGDVSEKVIPKPVLVSNGHPDAPLTVRYFMPHRCHKALAITGAVGLAIACSNGESLIRDLIDPQTLKGEMDIAHPSGRLSVAMTTDESGQAPICSLLRTARRLFSGEVFVSAANN; encoded by the coding sequence ATGCATGCCATTCCCTGTGTCTTGATGCGTGGCGGGACCTCAAAGGGGCCCTTTTTTCTGGCAGGAGATCTCCCTGATGACGAAAATGCGCGCAACGAACTGCTGCTGCAGTTGATGGGTTCGGGCAATGAGCTTGAAATAGATGGCATCGGTGGTGGGTATCCCCAAACCAGCAAGGTTGCCATTGTGGGGCCGTCGTCAACCGAAGGCGTCGATGTCGACTACCTGTTCGTACAGGTCATGGTCGAACAGCGACGTGTCGATGTTTCCCCCAACTGCGGCAACATGCTGAGTGCCGTTGGGCCGTTTGCCATCGAAAAAGGGTTGGTTAAACCGTCAGGCGATACCACCTGCGTGCGTATTCGCAACGTCAATACCGATACGCTGATAGAGGCCACTGTTCAGACCCCCAACGGGCAGGTTCGCTACGATGGCGATGCCGCCATTGATGGCGTCCCCGGCACGGCCGCTCCCATTCATCTGACGTTTCTCAACGCCATCGGTGCGCGCACCGGCAAGCTGTATCCGACCGGGCAGAGCCGGGACACCTTTGACGGTGTTGAAGTGAGCTGCGTGGATGCGGCCATGCCGATGGTGCTGATCCATGCCTCATCAATGGGAAAGCGGGGGGATGAAACGCCCGCCGAGCTCGATGATGACAAGGTCTTCATGGCACGGCTGGAGCTGATTCGATGCCAGGCCGGACTAGCGATGGGATTTGGAGATGTCAGTGAGAAGGTCATTCCCAAGCCGGTGCTTGTCAGTAATGGCCACCCTGATGCCCCGCTGACCGTGCGCTATTTCATGCCACATCGCTGCCACAAGGCGCTCGCCATTACCGGCGCCGTGGGACTTGCCATTGCCTGCAGCAACGGCGAAAGCCTGATTCGCGATCTGATTGACCCACAGACTCTCAAGGGAGAAATGGATATAGCACACCCCAGCGGTCGACTGAGCGTGGCCATGACGACTGATGAGTCCGGGCAGGCACCGATCTGCTCGCTGCTTCGTACAGCCAGGCGCCTTTTTAGTGGCGAAGTATTCGTTTCTGCCGCCAACAATTAA